A genomic segment from Diospyros lotus cultivar Yz01 chromosome 5, ASM1463336v1, whole genome shotgun sequence encodes:
- the LOC127802446 gene encoding protein ARV 2-like isoform X1, with product MEFRCVECGFQLASDKALFIQYSPGNIRLMKCENCKAVADEYIECEIMILLIDLVLHKPKAYRHLLYNLLNRQVVNLEGLFWKSISAFLLLDAFTILVLNWSEENWSLSVSFSSLVLGCTKMLMNLLLRNFMFLCILLLANRYFLDAHVGVSRCTDILFAIFVSSYLKIFLITMLVWEFPYSVLFIIDMFVLSSNVVALKAVMTESSIGKCIGTCFSAHAVKWLLHFICQDH from the exons aTGGAATTTCGATGCGTTGAATGTGGATTTCAGCTTGCTAGCGATAAAGCACTGTTCATTCAATATTCTCCTGGAAATATCCGCCTCATGAAATGC GAGAACTGCAAAGCAGTTGCTGATGAGTATATTGAATGTGAAATTATG ATCCTTTTAATTGACCTGGTTCTACACAAGCCGAAAGCATACAGACATTTACTGTACAATTTACTGAATCGACAAGTTGTGAATCTTGAG GGCTTGTTTTGGAAGTCAATTTCTGCTTTCCTTCTTCTGGATGCCT TCACGATACTGGTCTTAAACTGGAGTGAAGAAAATTGGAGCTTGTCTGTGAGCTTTTCTTCATTAGTTTTGGGATGTACAAAG ATGCTGATGAATCTTCTTTTAAGAAACTTCATGTTTCTTTGTATTTTGCTCCTCGCAAACAGATACTTTTTGGATGCACATGTTGGAGTCTCCCG GTGCACAGACATATTGTTCGCTATATTTGTTTCTAGCTACTTGAAAATCTTTCTCATCACCATGCTG GTGTGGGAATTCCCATATTCAGTGCTTTTCATAATTGATATGTTTGTTCTATCATCCAATGTTGTGGCTTTGAAAG CAGTAATGACAGAGTCGTCCATTGGTAAATGTATCGGCACTTGCTTCAGTGCACACGCTGTCAAATGGTTGCTGCACTTCATCTGCCAAGATCATTGA
- the LOC127802446 gene encoding protein ARV 2-like isoform X2 gives MEFRCVECGFQLASDKALFIQYSPGNIRLMKCENCKAVADEYIECEIMILLIDLVLHKPKAYRHLLYNLLNRQVVNLEGLFWKSISAFLLLDAFTILVLNWSEENWSLSVSFSSLVLGCTKMLMNLLLRNFMFLCILLLANRYFLDAHVGVSRCTDILFAIFVSSYLKIFLITMLVWEFPYSVLFIIDMFVLSSNVVALKVMTESSIGKCIGTCFSAHAVKWLLHFICQDH, from the exons aTGGAATTTCGATGCGTTGAATGTGGATTTCAGCTTGCTAGCGATAAAGCACTGTTCATTCAATATTCTCCTGGAAATATCCGCCTCATGAAATGC GAGAACTGCAAAGCAGTTGCTGATGAGTATATTGAATGTGAAATTATG ATCCTTTTAATTGACCTGGTTCTACACAAGCCGAAAGCATACAGACATTTACTGTACAATTTACTGAATCGACAAGTTGTGAATCTTGAG GGCTTGTTTTGGAAGTCAATTTCTGCTTTCCTTCTTCTGGATGCCT TCACGATACTGGTCTTAAACTGGAGTGAAGAAAATTGGAGCTTGTCTGTGAGCTTTTCTTCATTAGTTTTGGGATGTACAAAG ATGCTGATGAATCTTCTTTTAAGAAACTTCATGTTTCTTTGTATTTTGCTCCTCGCAAACAGATACTTTTTGGATGCACATGTTGGAGTCTCCCG GTGCACAGACATATTGTTCGCTATATTTGTTTCTAGCTACTTGAAAATCTTTCTCATCACCATGCTG GTGTGGGAATTCCCATATTCAGTGCTTTTCATAATTGATATGTTTGTTCTATCATCCAATGTTGTGGCTTTGAAAG TAATGACAGAGTCGTCCATTGGTAAATGTATCGGCACTTGCTTCAGTGCACACGCTGTCAAATGGTTGCTGCACTTCATCTGCCAAGATCATTGA
- the LOC127802446 gene encoding protein ARV 1-like isoform X3, which produces MEFRCVECGFQLASDKALFIQYSPGNIRLMKCENCKAVADEYIECEIMGLFWKSISAFLLLDAFTILVLNWSEENWSLSVSFSSLVLGCTKMLMNLLLRNFMFLCILLLANRYFLDAHVGVSRCTDILFAIFVSSYLKIFLITMLVWEFPYSVLFIIDMFVLSSNVVALKAVMTESSIGKCIGTCFSAHAVKWLLHFICQDH; this is translated from the exons aTGGAATTTCGATGCGTTGAATGTGGATTTCAGCTTGCTAGCGATAAAGCACTGTTCATTCAATATTCTCCTGGAAATATCCGCCTCATGAAATGC GAGAACTGCAAAGCAGTTGCTGATGAGTATATTGAATGTGAAATTATG GGCTTGTTTTGGAAGTCAATTTCTGCTTTCCTTCTTCTGGATGCCT TCACGATACTGGTCTTAAACTGGAGTGAAGAAAATTGGAGCTTGTCTGTGAGCTTTTCTTCATTAGTTTTGGGATGTACAAAG ATGCTGATGAATCTTCTTTTAAGAAACTTCATGTTTCTTTGTATTTTGCTCCTCGCAAACAGATACTTTTTGGATGCACATGTTGGAGTCTCCCG GTGCACAGACATATTGTTCGCTATATTTGTTTCTAGCTACTTGAAAATCTTTCTCATCACCATGCTG GTGTGGGAATTCCCATATTCAGTGCTTTTCATAATTGATATGTTTGTTCTATCATCCAATGTTGTGGCTTTGAAAG CAGTAATGACAGAGTCGTCCATTGGTAAATGTATCGGCACTTGCTTCAGTGCACACGCTGTCAAATGGTTGCTGCACTTCATCTGCCAAGATCATTGA